In the Juglans microcarpa x Juglans regia isolate MS1-56 chromosome 6D, Jm3101_v1.0, whole genome shotgun sequence genome, one interval contains:
- the LOC121235266 gene encoding uncharacterized protein LOC121235266 yields MSNYLQGAVPISNAKPPSGEKVSEDQTTNKAVPQTSVVFIYQAKVAGLRCNVTVTWCKNLSNHSLTIKVENPCIEKHLTCKVDIRTWQFWGRKGLKSFELEGKQVGIFWDFRQAKFSSPPDPCSDYYVAMVCEEEVVLLLGDMKKDAYKRTRSRPSLDDATLLCKKENVHGKRLFYTRAMLAEGEKEHDIVIETSLSGPGDPEMWISIGNAMVSRVTNLNWRFRGNETVMVNNLPVQILWDVHDWLHSNSGSGPGLFIFKPGALKCVLDSVSDVKNCSHQRNEDGCQYESPFVQENQSTKEFCHFLYAWRSE; encoded by the coding sequence ATGTCTAATTATTTACAGGGAGCTGTACCTATTTCCAATGCAAAACCACCATCCGGGGAGAAAGTATCTGAGGATCAGACAACAAATAAAGCAGTCCCTCAGACCTCAGTCGTTTTTATCTATCAAGCCAAAGTAGCTGGATTGCGTTGTAATGTAACAGTGACATGGTGCAAGAACCTCAGTAACCATTCCCTTACCATCAAGGTGGAAAACCCTTGTATTGAAAAGCATCTCACTTGCAAGGTAGATATACGGACCTGGCAGTTTTGGGGTAGAAAAGGTCTCAAATCCTTTGAACTAGAAGGAAAACAAGTAGGGATTTTCTGGGATTTTAGACAGGCAAAATTCTCCAGCCCTCCAGATCCCTGCTCTGATTATTATGTTGCCATGGTTTGTGAGGAAGAGGTGGTTTTACTGCTAGGCGACATGAAGAAAGATGCTTATAAAAGAACCAGATCAAGGCCATCTTTAGATGATGCCACCTTGTTGTGCAAGAAAGAGAACGTGCATGGAAAAAGATTGTTTTATACTAGAGCCATGTTGGCTGAGGGTGAAAAAGAACATGACATTGTCATTGAGACATCTCTATCTGGACCTGGTGATCCTGAAATGTGGATTAGCATTGGGAATGCAATGGTGAGTCGTGTTACAAACTTGAATTGGAGATTCAGGGGGAATGAGACTGTGATGGTGAACAATTTGCCTGTACAAATTTTATGGGATGTGCACGATTGGTTGCATAGTAACTCCGGATCAGGTCCTGGTTTGTTCATCTTCAAGCCAGGCGCACTGAAATGTGTATTAGATAGTGTTTCTGATGTTAAAAATTGCAGCCATCAAAGGAATGAGGATGGTTGCCAATATGAGTCCCCCTTTGTTCAGGAAAACCAATCCACCAAAGAGTTTTGCCATTTCTTATATGCTTGGAGAAGTGAGTAA
- the LOC121235824 gene encoding uncharacterized protein LOC121235824 isoform X1 produces the protein MAIFPGNIISRISSHLQFRVFFIPWVMKNNATAITCLQRRDCGSSVPVRYIPKTSSKIKKSERPLPIKGSTKNGFRNCSDGIQKSFVFDDEKSQNQNQLLVNNESFGDFEQACVDYEFIEEPMEVVEEFIFYQGKDCKQDVSCDAKTKREAEKLAIELLATRSFTAVELRKKLQGKRFSADNVEAVINSFQSRGFINDSLYAETFSRSRWSMSSWGPRRIKLALLKKGVSEVDAENAVKLVFEDGESSDQESNLGLSKLSMDQLYNQASKQWLRGRDLPKETRKSRIVRWLQYRGFNWGVVSIILKKLESECPP, from the exons ATGGCGATTTTTCCGGGCAATATCATATCAagaatctcatctcatcttcaatTTCGAGTCTTCTTCATTCCCTG GGTGATGAAGAACAATGCCACTGCCATCACATGTTTGCAGAGAAGGGACTGTGGTTCATCAGTTCCGGTTAGGTACATTCCTAAGACATCCTCTAAGATTAAAAAATCCGAAAGACCTCTGCCTATAAAGGGTTCCACGAAAAATGGATTCCGTAACTGTTCGGATGGAATACagaaaagttttgtttttgacGACGAGAAGTCTCAGAACCAGAATCAACTGTTGGTGAACAACGAGTCTTTTGGTGATTTTGAACAAG CATGTGTAGACTATGAATTCATAGAAGAGCCTATGGAGGTTGTTGAAgagttcattttttatcaagGGAAGGATTGCAAACAGGATGTATCATGTGATGCTAAAACTAAGCGAGAAGCAGAAAAGTTGGCAATTGAATTACTTGCAACGag aTCATTCACAGCTGTtgaattgagaaagaaattgcaGGGTAAGAGGTTTTCAGCCGATAATGTGGAGGCAGTAATAAACAGTTTTCAGAGCAG AGGGTTTATCAATGATAGCTTGTACGCGGAGACATTTTCTCGGTCTAGATGGTCTATGTCAAGTTGGGGACCAAGGCGCATCAAGCTG GCACTATTGAAGAAAGGAGTAAGTGAAGTTGATGCGGAGAATGCAGTAAAACTAGTGTTTGAGGATGGTGAATCTAGTGATCAAGAGTCAAATCTTGGCTTGTCAAAGCTTTCCATGGATCAGTTATATAATCAGGCCTCAAAGCAATGGCTCCGAGGTCGGGATTTGCCGAAAGAGACAAGGAAATCGAGGATAGTTAGGTGGCTTCAGTACCGTGGTTTCAACTGGGGTGTTGTCAGTATCATATTAAAGAAGTTAGAATCAGAGTGTCCTCCCTAG
- the LOC121235824 gene encoding uncharacterized protein LOC121235824 isoform X2, which translates to MAIFPGNIISRISSHLQFRVFFIPWVMKNNATAITCLQRRDCGSSVPVRYIPKTSSKIKKSERPLPIKGSTKNGFRNCSDGIQKSFVFDDEKSQNQNQLLVNNESFGDFEQDYEFIEEPMEVVEEFIFYQGKDCKQDVSCDAKTKREAEKLAIELLATRSFTAVELRKKLQGKRFSADNVEAVINSFQSRGFINDSLYAETFSRSRWSMSSWGPRRIKLALLKKGVSEVDAENAVKLVFEDGESSDQESNLGLSKLSMDQLYNQASKQWLRGRDLPKETRKSRIVRWLQYRGFNWGVVSIILKKLESECPP; encoded by the exons ATGGCGATTTTTCCGGGCAATATCATATCAagaatctcatctcatcttcaatTTCGAGTCTTCTTCATTCCCTG GGTGATGAAGAACAATGCCACTGCCATCACATGTTTGCAGAGAAGGGACTGTGGTTCATCAGTTCCGGTTAGGTACATTCCTAAGACATCCTCTAAGATTAAAAAATCCGAAAGACCTCTGCCTATAAAGGGTTCCACGAAAAATGGATTCCGTAACTGTTCGGATGGAATACagaaaagttttgtttttgacGACGAGAAGTCTCAGAACCAGAATCAACTGTTGGTGAACAACGAGTCTTTTGGTGATTTTGAACAAG ACTATGAATTCATAGAAGAGCCTATGGAGGTTGTTGAAgagttcattttttatcaagGGAAGGATTGCAAACAGGATGTATCATGTGATGCTAAAACTAAGCGAGAAGCAGAAAAGTTGGCAATTGAATTACTTGCAACGag aTCATTCACAGCTGTtgaattgagaaagaaattgcaGGGTAAGAGGTTTTCAGCCGATAATGTGGAGGCAGTAATAAACAGTTTTCAGAGCAG AGGGTTTATCAATGATAGCTTGTACGCGGAGACATTTTCTCGGTCTAGATGGTCTATGTCAAGTTGGGGACCAAGGCGCATCAAGCTG GCACTATTGAAGAAAGGAGTAAGTGAAGTTGATGCGGAGAATGCAGTAAAACTAGTGTTTGAGGATGGTGAATCTAGTGATCAAGAGTCAAATCTTGGCTTGTCAAAGCTTTCCATGGATCAGTTATATAATCAGGCCTCAAAGCAATGGCTCCGAGGTCGGGATTTGCCGAAAGAGACAAGGAAATCGAGGATAGTTAGGTGGCTTCAGTACCGTGGTTTCAACTGGGGTGTTGTCAGTATCATATTAAAGAAGTTAGAATCAGAGTGTCCTCCCTAG
- the LOC121235265 gene encoding kinesin-like protein KIN-14F, whose product MPQESDHNSILNTPCKNLRGLKALIANNEASYTEEIINDHELAQRKAGEAASRRYQAAEWLRQMDHGASATLPKEASEEEFCLALRNGLILCNVLNKVNPGAVLKVVENPILAVQSAEGAAQSAIQYFENMRNFLEAVKEMKLLTFEASDLEKGGSSNKVVDCILCLKGYHEWKLSGGIGVWRYGGTVKIISFPKGSPSSILSSESADESVDESDSSQYEQLLEFLHLSSEVSIEESRTANALAFLFDRFGLGLLQAYLKEGHGIEDLPLNAMIIDTLLSKVVKDFSALLVSQGTQLGLFLKKILKGDTGSLSKYEFIAAISQYLNQRSSLASSDISKFCVCGGKLNESRHDAKLSAGHAELLDIQQKQLELKSSFGKTKSEVKRAHSDWQQELSRLENYIKGLEVTSSSYHKILEENRVLYNQVQDLKGAIRVYCRVRPFLPGQPNGQSTVDYIGENGNIMIFNPLKRGKDARRVFSFNKVYGTNVTQEQIYADTQPLIRSVLDGFNGCIFAYGQTGSGKTYTMSGPDLTSEETWGVNYRALRDLFQLSKARADIVKYEVGVQMIEIYNEKVRDLLVSDGSNRRLDIRNNSQLNGLNVPDASWVPVTCTQDVLDLMRIGQKNRAVGATALNERSSRSHSVLTVHVLGKELVSNSILRGCLHLVDLAGSERVDKSEAVGERLKEAQHINRSLSALGDVISALAQKSTHIPYRNSKLTQVLQDSLGGQAKTLMFVHINPELNALGETISTLKFAERVASIELGAARSNKETGEIRELKEEISNLKLALERKETEPEQLKAVNTRSTTESQKPRTVSPFQMPKFGISNSPKPESYQRRIDDTKSFEARSCSSGKQRRSRFPSAFADKEITPKIPFVSEERSVNSGKPRSPSPPVRRSISTDRGSVIKSRVRVDAAENQLIAKVPFPARVPVNRSIAAMPMIPSTDSNSRVHIGSQEPPKHDYISDAIYSLPKASAKKVYPEHEEEQFKQALYVRQGGIRKNKIENKAKAKHNQLPARIQKSEVGTLLLSDVDFAGEKTEEAPRKSDFSEPENEHGHSPTHAALKVKKLRQNFSRISQNLEPRGPVEPLLAEKLDSKVPNGMIRLPKEGTNTSMPEFRRSRSTPRGKFMILP is encoded by the exons ATGCCACAAGAAAGCGACCATAATTCAATTCTAAACACTCCATGCAAGAACTTAAGAGGATTAAAGGCTTTGATCGCTAACAATGAAGCTTCCTACACCGAGGAGATTATCAACGACCATGAATTAGCTCAGAGGAAAGCTGGAGAAGCAG CTTCAAGAAGGTACCAAGCCGCAGAATGGCTGCGTCAGATGGACCATGGCGCATCAGCAACGCTGCCCAAAGAAGCCTCCGAGGAAGAGTTCTGCCTTGCACTTCGCAATGGCCTCATTCTCTGCAACGTCCTCAACAAAGTCAATCCTGGCGCTGTTCTCAAG GTGGTGGAAAATCCAATACTCGCGGTTCAGTCCGCAGAGGGAGCAGCGCAGTCTGCAATTCAGTATTTTGAGAACATGAGGAATTTCCTGGAGGCTGTCAAAGAAATGAAGCTCTTGACATTTGAAGCATCCGATCTGGAAAAG GGGGGCTCATCAAATAAAGTTGTGGACTGCATTCTATGCCTGAAAGGATACCATGAGTGGAAGCTAAGTGGTGGAATTGGGGTTTGGAGGTACGGAGGTACTGTGAAGATCATATCTTTCCCAAAGGGGTCTCCATCCTCCATACTTAGCAGTGAAAGTGCTGATGAATCAGTGGATGAATCCGACTCATCACAATATGAACAGCTGTTAGAATTCCTACATCTTTCTAGTGAGGTTTCAATTGAAGAATCCAGAACTGCCAATGCTCTGGCTTTCCTCTTTGATCGTTTTGGACTTGGACTTCTACAGGCGTACCTTAAAGAGGGTCATGGGATTGAAGACTTGCCTTTGAATGCAATG ATCATTGATACTTTGCTCAGTAAAGTAGTCAAAGATTTCTCAGCACTGCTTGTTTCCCAAGGCACTCAG CTTGGAttgtttttgaagaaaatattgaaaggCGATACTGGTTCCTTATCAAAGTATGAATTTATAGCAGCCATTTCACAGTACCTTAATCAAAGATCTAGTTTGGCGTCAAGTGACATCTCCAAGTTCTGTGTCTGCGGTGGGAAACTCAATGAATCTCGGCATGATGCCAAGCTTTCTGCTGGCCATGCAGAACTGCTTGACATTCAACAGAAACAACTT GAGTTGAAATCATCTTTCGGAAAAACAAAGTCGGAGGTGAAGCGGGCCCACTCAGACTGGCAGCAAGAACTTAGTAGGCTTG AGAATTATATAAAGGGGCTTGAAGTGACCTCCTCTTCCTATCACAAGATTTTAGAGGAAAACCGCGTACTTTACAATCAAGTCCAAGACCTCAAAG GAGCTATTAGGGTTTATTGTAGAGTGAGGCCCTTCTTACCTGGGCAACCAAACGGGCAGTCTACTGTAGACTACATAGGAGAAAATGGAAATATCATGATTTTCAATCCCCTTAAGCGGGGAAAAGATGCAAGAAGGGTATTTTCATTCAACAAAGTATATGGAACAAATGTCACTCAAG AGCAAATATATGCTGATACTCAACCATTGATCAGGTCTGTTTTAGATGGTTTTAACGGTTGCATCTTTGCATACGGGCAGACTGGCTCTGGGAAGACCTATACAATG AGCGGCCCGGACTTGACATCTGAAGAGACATGGGGTGTAAACTATCGAGCTCTTCGTGACTTGTTTCAACTATCGAAAGCAAGGGCTGATATCGTAAAATACGAAGTTGGAGTACAGATGATTGAAATATACAATGAAAAAGTGAGAGATCTATTAGTCAGTGATGGCTCAAACAGAAG ATTAGATATACGAAACAACTCTCAATTAAATGGCCTTAATGTACCCGATGCAAGCTGGGTTCCAGTGACATGTACTCAGGATGTTCTTGACTTGATGAGGATTGGCCAAAAGAATCGTGCTGTGGGTGCTACAGCTCTAAATGAAAGGAGCAGCCGGTCACATAG CGTTTTAACTGTTCATGTTCTTGGAAAGGAGTTAGTTTCTAATTCCATTCTTAGGGGTTGCCTTCACCTAGTTGATTTGGCTGGAAGTGAGAGAGTGGATAAATCTGAAGCAGTTGGTGAGAGACTGAAGGAGGCCCAACATATAAACAGATCACTTTCTGCACTTGGAGATGTCATCTCTGCTCTTGCACAGAAGAGTACACATATTCCTTACAGGAATAGCAAGCTTACTCAAGTATTGCAGGATTCTTTAG GTGGGCAGGCAAAAACATTGATGTTTGTACATATAAATCCTGAACTTAATGCTCTCGGGGAGACAATAAGCACTCTCAAATTTGCTGAGAGGGTTGCCTCTATTGAACTTGGGGCAGCCCGATCTAACAAAGAAACTGGCGAAATCCGAGAACTTAAAGAGGAG ATATCAAACCTTAAACTGGCATTGGAGAGGAAGGAAACTGAACCGGAGCAATTGAAAGCTGTGAATACCAGAAGCACGACAGAATCCCAAAAACCAAGAACTGTTTCACCTTTTCAAATGCCAAAATTTGGTATCAGTAACAGCCCAAAGCCTGAAAGTTATCAGAGACGCATTGATGATACTAAAAGCTTTGAG GCCAGAAGTTGTTCCTCCGGTAAACAGAGGAGGTCAAGATTTCCCTCTGCCTTCGCAGACAAGGAGATCACACCAAAGATACCTTTCGTGAGTGAAGAAAGATCGGTGAACTCTGGAAAACCAAGGTCACCATCTCCTCCTGTCAGGAGATCGATCTCCACTGATAGAGGGTCTGTCATAAAGAGCAGGGTCAGAGTCGACGCAGCTGAAAACCAACTAATTGCAAAAGTACCATTTCCAGCCAGAGTTCCTGTAAATAGATCTATTGCTGCCATGCCAATGATCCCTTCAACAGATAGCAATTCGAGGGTACATATTGGTTCACAAGAGCCACCAAAGCATGATTACATTTCTGATGCAATTTACAGCCTCCCGAAAGCTAGCGCAAAGAAAGTTTATCCAGAACACGAAGAAGAGCAGTTTAAGCAAGCTCTTTATGTAAGGCAAGGTGGCATTAGGAAAAACAAGATTGAAAATAAAGCCAAGGCAAAGCATAATCAACTTCCAGCAAGGATTCAGAAGTCTGAGGTGGGAACACTGTTGCTCTCTGACGTGGACTTTGCTGGTGAGAAGACGGAGGAAGCACCAAGAAAGAGTGACTTCTCTGAGCCAGAAAATGAGCATGGCCATTCACCAACGCATGCTGCTCTCAAGGTGAAAAAGCTGCGGCAGAACTTCTCGCGGATCTCCCAAAATCTTGAACCAAG GGGACCAGTGGAACCTTTATTGGCTGAGAAACTTGACAGCAAGGTTCCAAATGGTATGATTCGCCTTCCAAAGGAAGGCACCAACACGTCAATGCCTGAATTTAGAAGGAGTCGCTCTACACCGCGCGGGAAATTTATGATTTTGCCTTGA